The following nucleotide sequence is from Armatimonadota bacterium.
TGCCGGACCGGCTCGTCGGCGAACCGGGGCGGGTTCAGGTAGCCGCCCGCGGCAATGACCAGGACGTTCCCCGGCCCGGCCCCCCGAGCCAGTCCCGCGGCGCGCAGCGTCGCGGCTTCGTCAACAAATCCCCAGGTCCGCGCCGGAGCAATCGCGGTGGCGAACACCGAGAGGTCGGCGGTGGCCACCTGACGGCCCAGGGGCGGCGGCAGGTCCACGATGTAGCGGACGCGGAGCTCGCCGCCCGCCCGGGTGACGGCGCGGGCATCCCCGACCGTCACCTCCACCTCGCCGAGTTCGATCACCCGGGCAGGCTCTTCCTGCTCCACGATGCCGGCCCCGGCCAGCGCCTCCACGTACCCGGCCGCGCTGCCGTCGAGGGCAGGCAGCTCCGGCCCTTCCACCTCCACCTGCAGGTTGTCGATGCAAAGACCCGCCGCCGCCGCCAGCAGGTGCTCCACGGAGGCCACGGTCACGCCGTCTCCCAGGGTGACCCCGCGGCGCGTGCTGCGCACGTTCTCCAGTGTCGCCCGAAGGGCGCCAGGGCCGAGGTCGCAGCGGGAGAAGATGACACCCGCACCGGGAGGCGCGCCCAGAAGGCGCACGCGTACCGCCGCGCCGCTGTGTACCCCCACGCCACTTAGGGAGACGGCTCTAGTGATGGTGCGCTGGCGGATGGGCATCCTCCCCCGGGCGATGCTACTCCTTCGGTCGCAGCAGGAGGCGCACAGGGTAATAGGAGCCGGCCGCGGGCATGGTAACGACGCCGACCTGCACGCTCTGCCCAGCCGGCACGGTGAGGGTACCAAGGACGCGCTCCTCGCCCGGCCGGTAGATGGCGATCTCCACCGGGCGGCCATCCACCAGGAAGGTTCCGCGCGCCGGACCGCCGGCGGCGACGGCCACCAGCTCCGCCTGCACCTCGGTCGGCCCGCCGGCCACTGTGAGCAGCAGGCGGTAGACGACGCCGTAGTCTCCCACCAGCGGCTCGGCCGTGCGCACGTCCTGCAGTCCGGCCGCCGCCCCCAGGTCCACCAGGGGCACCGGCCCGCCCAGCTCCACCCGTCGATGGACGGTCACCGTGGGCAAGGGGAAGACGCCCCGGGGATGGGGGTAGGCCACCTGGTACACGGGCAGGGGGACCGTGCCCTCCAGCAGCCAGGGGAGGCGGACTTGCACCCGGACCTCGAGCTCCTCTCCCCGCAGCAACTGGAGCTGCAGGATACCCGAGACCAGCTGCCGGGGAGCCATCGTCTGGACGGTGAAGGCATAGGCGGAGTTTGGCGGAACCTCCAGCACGTAGCCCCGGCCGGCAGCCAGGTTCCGCAGGAAGCGCGCCGCGGCGGCATGCCCCACAAACAGAGAATCGGGGGAGGGACCGGCCAGGCCACTGATCAGCAGCATCTCTGAGGGCTGCGTGCTGCGGTTCCACAGCATAACGGAGAGGATGCGAGGGCACGCCGGGGTCCCGTTCATGTGGTGGTAGAGCAGGCGGATCGGGTGGCGCGCGTCTACCGCTTCGGAGAAGAGGATCCCGTCGGCGTCCACGACCTCGGGTCGGTTGCTCACTAACAGCAGTGCCGGATCCGCCACCTGCACCCGTTCCCGCAGCACAACCACGCGCGCCACCCCGTCCACCGGCAGCGCATATGGGCTGCGTACCACCACCGGGACGGCCAGCTCCACCCGGTCGGCGTCCGCGGCCATCCCCTCCAGGGACGGGAAGGGACCCACGGCCAGCGTGGCCCCGGGCCCCCGGCGCACCACCTGGTCGATGCGCCGCCGTACCGCCTCCCTGATCAGTGCCGCATCCGTCAGGTCGCCGCTGACCCGTACCGTAACCTCCTCGGGGATGGTTCCGGCAAGCGGTCGCACCACCACCGGCAGCAAGACCCGCCCTCCTCCCACGGCCACCGGCACCACCGTGGAGCCCACCGCACGGGCCTCCACCACCACAGTGCCTCCTTCCACCCGCACAGAAGCGATGCGCCGGTCGAAAGGCCCAAGCCTCACCGCTCCCGGGAGGAAGGCCTGGACGGAGACGCTTGCCCTCTCTCCGGGCGAAAGCCGCAGCAGCGGCGGAAACAGACGGACGGTGTTGCGGGCCAGGGCCTGCTGCAGCCGCGCCGCCCACTGCGCGGCCAGCGCCTCCGGGGTGGTCCGGTTGAGCCGCGCCAGCTCTCCGTCGGCAGTGACCAGGTGCCGCTCGTTCACCAGCAGGTCCGCGGCTCCGGGACGGGGGCGCACGGCGACGGTGTATGGGCCCCCCGCCGCTACCAGCGCGCCGAGTCGGCGCACCACTTCCGCCGCCCGCAGCGCCGCCCCCGGCCCGCGCACCCGTAGCACCACCACCTCCTGCAGGACGACCGCCACCGCAGGCTCCGCACCGGTCTGCGGGAGCAGACGCACCGGAGCCTCCGCCCTCCCCCCGGCGGCGAGGAGGGTGAGGCTCACCGTGCAGGCCAGGAGGGTCGTCAGAGGCAGCCGCAGGGACAGCATCACCGCTTCGAGCGGGAGCGCGCGCGCCGGGTCGCCAGCTCAGCCAGGCGCCGTTGCAGCGCCTCAAATCCGGCGAAAAGCTCGGGCAGCCGCCGCAGGTATGCCTGCACCCGCAGCTCCTGCCGGTGCGGCCAGGCCGGGAAGCCGGAGACGACCTGCCGCGCGGGGATGTTCTTGGTCACCCCGGCCTGAGCCAGCACCGTGGCTCCGGCGCCGATGCGGGTGTGGTCCCGCACTCCCACCTGCCCGGCCAGGACAGCGCCGTCCTCCACGGTCACGCTGCCGGCCAGGCCCACCTGGCCGGCGATCAGCACCCCGCGGCCGATGCGCACGTTGTGGGCCACCTGCACCAGGTTGTCGATCTTGGTGCGCGCCCCGATGCGCGTCTCCCCCAGGGTGCCCCGGTCCACCGCGGTGTTGGCTCCGATCTCCAC
It contains:
- the lpxC gene encoding UDP-3-O-acyl-N-acetylglucosamine deacetylase produces the protein MPIRQRTITRAVSLSGVGVHSGAAVRVRLLGAPPGAGVIFSRCDLGPGALRATLENVRSTRRGVTLGDGVTVASVEHLLAAAAGLCIDNLQVEVEGPELPALDGSAAGYVEALAGAGIVEQEEPARVIELGEVEVTVGDARAVTRAGGELRVRYIVDLPPPLGRQVATADLSVFATAIAPARTWGFVDEAATLRAAGLARGAGPGNVLVIAAGGYLNPPRFADEPVRHKILDLLGDLALLGARLHGYVEVVRGGHALHVALAREIARRWGERNARTEP